A genomic window from Tolypothrix sp. PCC 7910 includes:
- the tgt gene encoding tRNA guanosine(34) transglycosylase Tgt encodes MSDNFSFQCLACCSQTKARAGVFFTPHGPVETPRFMPVGTLANVKTVTPAQLRDTGAQMVLSNTYHLHLQPGEAIVAGGGGLHKFMGWHGPMLTDSGGFQVFSLSEMRKITEEGVTFRSPHDGQIIKLTPERSIEIQNTLGADVIMAFDECPPYPATRQEVEAATERTYRWLERCIVAHKRSDQALFGIVQGGVYLDLRSQAALALAKLNLPGYAIGGVSVGEPPELMAQIVQTTAPLLPPEKPRYLMGVGTYKEMAIAIASGVDLFDCVIPTRWARHGTAIVQGERWNLKNAKFREDFAPLDETCTCYACQNFSRAYISHLVRSQEILAYTLLSIHNITELIRFTQRIREAILSDRFYTEFGHWLE; translated from the coding sequence TTGAGTGACAATTTTTCTTTCCAATGTCTTGCTTGCTGTAGTCAGACAAAAGCTAGGGCGGGAGTCTTTTTCACCCCTCATGGCCCTGTAGAAACCCCAAGATTTATGCCTGTGGGGACGCTAGCTAACGTCAAAACTGTCACGCCAGCCCAACTCAGGGATACTGGCGCGCAAATGGTTTTGTCCAATACTTATCATCTGCACCTCCAACCAGGTGAAGCAATTGTGGCTGGTGGTGGCGGACTCCATAAATTTATGGGTTGGCATGGGCCCATGCTCACTGATTCTGGTGGGTTTCAGGTATTTAGTTTGAGTGAAATGCGAAAAATTACGGAAGAAGGCGTAACTTTTCGCTCGCCCCATGATGGGCAAATCATTAAATTAACACCAGAACGCTCGATAGAGATTCAAAATACTCTAGGGGCGGATGTCATTATGGCTTTTGATGAATGTCCGCCCTACCCAGCGACTCGCCAGGAAGTAGAGGCTGCTACTGAACGTACTTATCGCTGGTTAGAACGCTGCATAGTAGCTCATAAACGTAGCGATCAGGCACTATTTGGGATTGTGCAGGGGGGTGTATATTTAGATTTGCGATCGCAAGCTGCTTTAGCTTTAGCAAAGTTGAATTTGCCAGGATATGCAATTGGTGGCGTGAGTGTAGGAGAACCACCAGAACTCATGGCACAGATTGTACAAACAACCGCACCATTATTACCACCAGAAAAGCCGCGTTACTTAATGGGTGTGGGTACTTATAAAGAAATGGCGATCGCGATCGCTTCAGGTGTAGATTTATTCGATTGTGTCATTCCCACCCGTTGGGCGAGACATGGTACAGCCATCGTCCAAGGCGAACGCTGGAATTTGAAAAATGCTAAATTTCGCGAAGATTTTGCCCCCTTAGATGAAACTTGTACTTGCTACGCTTGCCAAAATTTTAGCCGTGCTTACATCTCCCATCTAGTGCGATCGCAAGAGATTTTAGCCTACACCTTGCTAAGTATTCACAACATTACAGAACTCATCCGCTTTACTCAACGCATCCGCGAAGCCATATTAAGCGATCGCTTTTACACCGAATTTGGACACTGGCTGGAGTGA
- a CDS encoding PPC domain-containing protein, which yields MNRKGFAAGLQRVIIFPATLLAMSISTTAAFAQNKLYSPIPLTTTSSEFSDTLSDKDIPTGQGGFARDYTVKLSKGDNLAVDLSSDNFDSIITLLSPNGVTLAENDDGPDGTSNSLLFTRIAETGTYIIRVRSFGETGVGNFKLKVTKLQPIK from the coding sequence ATGAACAGAAAAGGCTTTGCAGCGGGTTTGCAACGAGTAATTATCTTTCCTGCCACCTTATTGGCAATGAGCATCAGTACAACTGCCGCTTTTGCTCAAAATAAGTTATATAGTCCAATTCCTTTAACTACTACTAGTTCTGAATTTTCCGATACTCTTTCAGACAAAGATATTCCTACAGGTCAGGGTGGATTTGCACGTGATTATACGGTAAAGCTCAGCAAAGGCGATAACCTAGCAGTTGATTTGTCCTCTGACAACTTTGACAGCATTATTACACTGCTTTCTCCTAATGGTGTAACCTTAGCAGAAAATGATGATGGCCCTGATGGCACCAGCAATTCTCTATTGTTTACCCGGATTGCAGAGACAGGAACTTATATCATTCGCGTTCGTTCTTTTGGGGAGACTGGCGTTGGTAACTTTAAACTCAAAGTGACCAAACTGCAACCGATTAAATAA
- a CDS encoding universal stress protein, with amino-acid sequence MIEKILLAVSGLGHAEEMLKTLKEVPSIQSAKVTVLHVVNAQSTASAMTDKWEEGGKILANAIQSLNLDPSQVSSILRQGDPKDVVCKVADEIDADLIIMGSRGLKRLQSILSNSVSQYVFQLSSRPMLLVKDDIYVKKINRVMVAMDNSDSAKHCLSLALFLLRDIPGGQLFLANVNTDLRGKSSEPTEITPEKNSVLAAAIAEAERYGVKARCFSSNGKPGEEICSMADKLNIDLLLLGSPDRRPSVAKSFVDIDRLIGASLSDYVRVNATCPVLLARTTS; translated from the coding sequence ATGATAGAAAAAATTTTGCTGGCTGTATCTGGATTGGGGCACGCAGAAGAGATGCTCAAGACGTTGAAAGAAGTGCCATCAATTCAAAGTGCAAAAGTTACTGTTTTGCACGTAGTTAATGCTCAATCTACTGCTTCTGCAATGACAGACAAGTGGGAAGAAGGTGGCAAGATTCTAGCTAATGCTATTCAGTCTTTGAACTTAGATCCGAGTCAGGTTTCTTCCATCTTGCGCCAAGGCGATCCCAAAGATGTGGTTTGTAAGGTAGCTGATGAAATAGACGCTGACTTGATTATCATGGGTTCACGAGGACTCAAGCGACTGCAATCAATTTTATCGAACTCCGTGAGCCAGTATGTATTTCAGTTGTCCTCTCGCCCCATGTTGCTGGTAAAAGATGACATTTATGTCAAGAAAATTAACCGCGTCATGGTAGCAATGGATAACTCTGACTCTGCAAAACATTGTTTAAGTTTGGCTTTGTTCTTGCTGCGAGATATCCCAGGCGGTCAGTTGTTTTTGGCTAATGTTAATACCGATTTACGTGGTAAATCATCTGAACCAACCGAAATTACTCCAGAGAAAAATTCAGTTTTAGCAGCAGCAATTGCAGAGGCCGAAAGATATGGAGTTAAAGCTCGTTGTTTCAGCAGCAATGGCAAACCAGGTGAAGAAATTTGCAGCATGGCCGACAAGTTGAACATAGATTTATTATTACTTGGATCTCCAGATCGCCGTCCATCGGTAGCTAAAAGTTTTGTTGATATAGATAGGCTAATCGGTGCTTCTTTATCTGACTATGTTCGGGTCAACGCTACTTGTCCTGTATTGTTGGCACGAACTACTAGTTAA
- a CDS encoding VOC family protein has translation MKLQLSHLRLLVSNYKDTFLFYRDLLGLNLDWGDEKSGYAEFSTGSIQIAVLKKELMAQVIPGENQLSSSASQDKTTLIFAVDNVDEVYQKLKDHNTQLVTPPTDRSDWGIRTAHFRDPDGNLIEIYTNLGIVI, from the coding sequence ATGAAACTTCAGTTATCACACCTCAGACTGCTCGTTTCCAATTACAAAGACACTTTTTTGTTCTACCGAGATTTATTGGGTTTGAATTTGGATTGGGGTGATGAAAAAAGCGGATACGCTGAGTTTAGTACCGGATCGATTCAAATAGCTGTGTTAAAAAAAGAGTTAATGGCTCAAGTCATTCCCGGTGAAAATCAGCTTTCCTCCTCAGCTAGCCAAGACAAAACAACCTTAATTTTTGCTGTTGATAACGTAGATGAAGTATATCAAAAGCTCAAAGACCATAATACTCAGCTTGTAACTCCACCAACTGACCGTTCAGACTGGGGAATCCGCACAGCTCATTTTCGTGATCCCGATGGAAATTTGATTGAGATTTATACCAATCTAGGTATCGTAATTTGA
- a CDS encoding GNAT family N-acetyltransferase, with protein sequence MRDYYRDFLIRNWEQSDRTSTAAVISYVLSEYGLGWEPNGADRDVVKVEECYLATGGEFWVIEHQGHLVGTGAYYPINRGEKAVEIRKMYLLPSIRGIGLGKYLLQQLEAAIASRGFQQIWIETASVLVEAVKLYESNGYQPATGVETPRCDRVYVKYLNQPELGTGDWELGTGDWGLGTGD encoded by the coding sequence ATGAGAGATTATTACCGAGATTTTTTGATTCGTAACTGGGAGCAGAGCGATCGCACAAGCACTGCCGCAGTCATCAGTTATGTATTATCAGAATACGGTTTGGGCTGGGAACCAAACGGTGCTGATCGAGATGTGGTCAAAGTCGAAGAATGCTACTTAGCCACAGGTGGTGAGTTTTGGGTAATTGAACACCAAGGCCATCTAGTAGGAACTGGGGCATATTACCCCATAAATAGGGGTGAAAAAGCCGTAGAAATAAGAAAAATGTACCTCTTACCCAGCATTAGAGGCATAGGGCTAGGGAAATATTTATTACAACAACTAGAAGCTGCGATCGCCTCCCGTGGTTTTCAACAAATTTGGATTGAAACCGCCAGTGTTTTAGTAGAAGCCGTCAAACTCTATGAAAGCAACGGCTATCAACCCGCAACAGGAGTAGAAACCCCAAGGTGCGATCGCGTTTATGTCAAATACCTCAATCAGCCTGAGTTGGGGACTGGGGACTGGGAACTGGGGACTGGGGACTGGGGACTGGGGACTGGGGATTAA
- a CDS encoding ComF family protein gives MIYARSALKGLLNLFLQSHCPLCQRSTSRQVCEYCERQLQQCRQQDPNKFWQQAIPVFSWGIYGGSLKRAIAVMKYENQPQISQPLGQWLGETWLLHSPLRHQKLTVVPIPLHASKQKKRGYNQAALLGQSFCQTTGLKFKLNGLERVRETKAQFGLSVSERETNLAAAFDVGQEFRRSPPTFPVLLVDDIYTTGATAAAAVQTLRQCGITVSGLVALATAIKN, from the coding sequence GTGATTTATGCTAGAAGTGCATTGAAAGGCTTACTGAACCTTTTCTTACAATCCCATTGCCCTTTGTGCCAACGCAGTACATCACGTCAAGTATGTGAATACTGTGAAAGACAGCTGCAGCAATGTCGCCAGCAAGACCCTAATAAGTTTTGGCAACAGGCTATACCAGTATTTAGCTGGGGAATTTATGGCGGTTCGCTAAAAAGAGCGATCGCAGTGATGAAATATGAAAATCAACCACAAATTTCTCAGCCGTTGGGCCAATGGTTAGGTGAGACATGGTTATTACATTCACCCCTACGTCATCAAAAGCTGACTGTTGTTCCTATCCCACTTCACGCAAGTAAGCAAAAAAAGCGAGGCTACAACCAAGCAGCACTACTAGGACAAAGCTTTTGCCAAACAACTGGGTTAAAATTCAAACTAAATGGTCTAGAAAGAGTTAGAGAAACTAAAGCACAATTTGGTTTATCAGTATCTGAGCGAGAAACAAACTTGGCCGCAGCTTTTGATGTGGGTCAGGAATTTCGCCGCAGTCCTCCAACTTTCCCCGTGTTGTTAGTAGACGATATTTACACTACAGGTGCTACCGCCGCTGCTGCGGTACAAACACTTCGTCAGTGTGGAATTACGGTTTCAGGGTTAGTAGCACTTGCTACTGCTATAAAAAATTAG
- a CDS encoding photosystem II reaction center protein K, with protein sequence MEAALLLAKLPEAYQIFDPLVDVLPVIPVFFLLLAFVWQAAVGFR encoded by the coding sequence ATGGAAGCAGCACTGTTGTTAGCAAAATTGCCAGAAGCTTACCAAATTTTTGATCCTTTGGTGGATGTTCTCCCAGTCATTCCCGTTTTCTTCTTGTTACTTGCTTTCGTCTGGCAAGCAGCAGTCGGATTTAGGTAA
- the psbM gene encoding photosystem II reaction center protein PsbM yields the protein MQVNDLGFVASILFVLVPSVFLLILYIQTASREGKKDS from the coding sequence ATGCAAGTGAATGACCTGGGGTTCGTAGCGAGCATTCTGTTCGTACTAGTTCCCTCTGTATTTTTGCTGATTCTGTACATCCAAACAGCTAGCCGCGAAGGTAAAAAAGATAGTTAA
- a CDS encoding tRNA-(ms[2]io[6]A)-hydroxylase has translation MLTELPTINALKQPTSSAWVEQAIANLDIILLDHSHCERKAAGVALNFMFRYPSNAKMVRELTAIAREELEHFELVNQWLERRNIPLAPLPPPPYGAGLKAQVRPQEPDRFLDSLLVTGLIEARSHERLGLLATHCPEPELAKFYRGLMVSEARHFGTYWVLADTYFDRAIVRQRLDELAFVESELLATLHPEPRIHS, from the coding sequence GTGCTTACTGAATTACCTACAATCAACGCTCTCAAACAACCTACTAGTTCAGCTTGGGTAGAACAAGCGATCGCTAACTTAGATATTATCTTGCTCGACCACTCCCACTGCGAACGCAAAGCCGCGGGCGTGGCGTTAAATTTTATGTTTCGCTACCCTTCTAATGCGAAAATGGTCAGAGAATTAACTGCGATCGCTCGCGAAGAACTAGAACACTTTGAGCTTGTCAATCAGTGGCTAGAACGCCGCAATATTCCCCTCGCACCCTTACCCCCACCTCCCTACGGTGCAGGTTTAAAAGCGCAAGTTCGTCCCCAAGAACCCGATAGATTTTTAGATTCTCTACTCGTCACCGGATTAATTGAAGCACGCAGTCACGAACGTTTAGGATTATTAGCTACACACTGTCCTGAGCCAGAGTTAGCAAAATTTTACCGTGGTTTAATGGTATCAGAAGCCCGTCACTTCGGCACTTACTGGGTTTTAGCAGATACTTATTTTGACCGAGCAATTGTCAGGCAACGGCTCGATGAACTAGCATTTGTTGAAAGTGAATTACTAGCAACTTTACACCCAGAACCTAGAATTCATAGTTAA
- a CDS encoding Uma2 family endonuclease — translation MVIGHLGFVSNYPLPITYYQTLSEICLIIEVADSSLKLDCEIKGKSYLKARIRDYWVLDVVNCQLQVVREPTDDGYQSEQILSEDETISPLEFPDLRITVLQMLPLVNK, via the coding sequence TTGGTCATTGGTCATTTGGGGTTTGTCTCCAATTACCCATTACCTATTACCTATTACCAAACTCTATCTGAGATTTGCTTAATTATTGAAGTGGCAGATAGCAGCCTGAAACTAGACTGTGAAATTAAAGGTAAATCTTATTTAAAAGCGAGAATTCGTGATTATTGGGTGTTAGATGTGGTTAACTGCCAATTACAGGTTGTTCGGGAACCAACAGACGATGGTTACCAAAGCGAACAGATTTTGTCAGAAGATGAAACTATTTCACCCCTAGAGTTTCCAGATTTAAGGATTACAGTTTTACAGATGTTACCCCTAGTAAATAAATAG
- a CDS encoding 2Fe-2S iron-sulfur cluster-binding protein: MGNIKFVKEEKEVVAADGANLRLKAMQNGIDIYTLFGKMTNCGGYGQCGTCIVEIVEGIDNLSPRTDVENRKLKKKPANYRLACQTLVNGPVSVVTKP; encoded by the coding sequence ATGGGTAATATAAAATTTGTTAAAGAAGAGAAGGAAGTAGTGGCTGCAGATGGTGCTAATCTTCGGCTAAAAGCAATGCAAAATGGTATTGACATCTATACATTATTCGGCAAAATGACAAATTGTGGCGGCTATGGTCAGTGTGGCACTTGCATAGTCGAAATTGTTGAAGGGATAGATAATCTTTCTCCACGTACAGATGTAGAAAACCGCAAATTGAAGAAAAAGCCTGCAAACTATCGCCTTGCTTGCCAAACCTTAGTAAATGGGCCTGTCAGCGTAGTAACAAAGCCTTAA
- the cobS gene encoding adenosylcobinamide-GDP ribazoletransferase, with the protein MTNQPPWWKKLLLNLLSSVIFYTTIPLPYVNGLEFGGVARFALLVGVLIGGILGLCDTGMSYLGIPILTRSALVISLGIGITGGLHLDGAMDTADGLAVGDPKRRLEVMADSATGAFGAMAAIAIVLLKTAALTEIEENRWLILMAACGWGRWGQQLAIACYPYLKLSGKGAVHKQAIQSYKDVLPGLLLLIGISGLLFLIDSQQRCLALAMVIAGSAIATITGAWFNHKLGGHTGDTYGAVVEWTEALFLCALTGF; encoded by the coding sequence ATGACAAATCAGCCTCCGTGGTGGAAAAAGCTGCTGCTGAATCTACTATCTAGCGTGATTTTTTATACTACTATTCCATTGCCATACGTGAATGGATTGGAATTTGGGGGAGTAGCACGTTTTGCTTTGTTAGTAGGAGTGTTGATTGGGGGAATTTTAGGGTTATGTGATACAGGCATGAGTTATCTGGGTATACCAATATTAACTCGTAGTGCTTTAGTAATTAGCTTAGGGATTGGCATTACTGGAGGATTGCATTTAGATGGTGCAATGGATACTGCTGACGGATTGGCGGTAGGTGACCCCAAAAGACGGCTAGAGGTGATGGCAGATAGCGCTACAGGTGCGTTTGGCGCAATGGCAGCGATCGCCATAGTGCTGCTAAAAACAGCTGCGTTAACAGAGATAGAAGAAAACCGTTGGCTGATATTGATGGCGGCTTGTGGTTGGGGGCGCTGGGGACAACAGCTAGCGATCGCTTGTTATCCTTACCTTAAACTGAGTGGTAAAGGTGCAGTTCATAAACAAGCCATTCAATCTTATAAAGACGTATTACCTGGGCTTTTGTTACTGATTGGTATAAGTGGTTTACTTTTTTTAATAGATAGCCAGCAGAGATGTTTAGCACTAGCAATGGTAATCGCTGGGAGTGCGATCGCTACTATAACTGGTGCCTGGTTTAACCACAAATTAGGTGGACACACAGGAGACACTTATGGTGCAGTGGTGGAATGGACTGAAGCCCTATTTCTCTGCGCGCTAACTGGTTTTTGA
- a CDS encoding SDR family oxidoreductase, protein MSTNKKIAVITGGNRGLGLEVSRELAKQEYQVILTSRNAEKGNAAATKLTDEGLNVIYHPLDITSDESAHKFGEFLNKEFGKVDALINNAGIYIDSEASGNNLSIFNTKIDTIQQTIDTNVYGAIRVTQALLPLMKNQNYGRIVNVSSGMGQLSSMGGGSPAYRISKTALNAVTRIFASELQGTNILVNSVCPGWVKTDMGGANAPRTLEQGADTIVWLATLPDGSPTGGFFRDRQTIDW, encoded by the coding sequence ATGAGTACTAATAAAAAAATTGCCGTCATCACAGGTGGAAATCGCGGTTTAGGATTGGAAGTCTCACGCGAATTAGCTAAACAAGAATATCAAGTAATTCTCACTAGCCGCAATGCAGAAAAAGGTAATGCTGCGGCTACAAAATTAACAGATGAGGGATTAAATGTAATTTATCACCCACTAGATATTACTAGTGATGAAAGCGCCCATAAATTCGGGGAATTTCTGAATAAAGAATTTGGTAAAGTTGATGCCTTGATAAATAATGCCGGCATCTACATTGATTCCGAAGCCAGTGGCAATAATTTGAGTATTTTTAATACCAAAATTGACACGATACAACAAACAATCGACACAAATGTTTACGGTGCGATCCGCGTTACCCAAGCTTTACTTCCTTTAATGAAGAACCAGAATTACGGCAGAATTGTGAATGTTTCTTCCGGAATGGGACAACTCAGTAGCATGGGGGGAGGCTCTCCAGCATATCGTATTTCTAAAACAGCATTGAATGCCGTTACGCGAATTTTTGCTAGCGAATTACAAGGGACAAATATTTTAGTCAATTCAGTTTGTCCCGGTTGGGTGAAAACCGATATGGGTGGAGCAAATGCACCCAGAACCCTAGAACAAGGTGCAGATACAATTGTGTGGTTAGCAACGCTTCCTGATGGTAGTCCTACAGGTGGATTCTTCCGCGATCGCCAAACAATAGACTGGTAA